In one window of Borrelia hispanica CRI DNA:
- a CDS encoding plasmid maintenance protein, with protein MDRKKQPMLSIAKDNNNFKYQDPEGQINAILKSLVELNIHKDPNNSQTIRMSYVKLQIIKMLKRYKRIIKVYWAINTKNTNYKQSMGIEEYSACDIQKIVLKLLENDAAKKVCKRTLELDIKLLNNLNLIKSKIIRFGKGKGSVAYYVQNMELMPTHKDAILEYLTQMLQDNLKDKIIIGNFDLNETFNNEPKNINSKTTKFITEKIENKTNEQLHKNRMGIISHVQSLDDFNKANISNINKENSKNSLEKNSVKNLSCEKPKRVEQKSEKVRFKRIGVKTRLIDVHKISKNYMQQVKELSNNDSTYINALLNLETAINEYGKEYDIEDILKHFLKQFGNRYKYKVWMMMKRTDGVINDYEIIWEGRFKDWYSHKYKKNYTTKKEKYGEKIRLASKNFEFHASKNVKDEEEEKKEKEKTEKERKLKLKRQQEYIERLFRREEEERRERIRRREEEKAKLRMEVKEEIRSYVGNIENGDSSDDIANLYPLYEEGRGDNIAVRPPRPQINTNFEGFKTTKGLSLASLGIMFPYQEQDPDKDKILMQNAKGEMI; from the coding sequence TTGGATAGAAAAAAACAACCTATGTTAAGTATAGCAAAAGATAATAATAATTTCAAATATCAAGACCCAGAAGGTCAAATAAATGCAATATTAAAAAGCCTTGTAGAACTAAATATTCATAAAGATCCCAATAATAGTCAAACAATACGAATGTCCTATGTTAAATTGCAAATAATCAAGATGCTAAAACGATATAAAAGAATAATTAAAGTTTATTGGGCAATCAATACTAAAAATACAAATTATAAACAATCAATGGGTATTGAAGAATATTCAGCTTGTGATATCCAAAAAATAGTACTTAAATTATTAGAAAATGATGCTGCAAAAAAAGTATGTAAACGCACACTAGAATTAGATATAAAGCTACTAAACAACCTAAATCTAATAAAATCTAAAATTATAAGATTTGGAAAAGGAAAAGGAAGTGTCGCTTATTATGTGCAAAATATGGAACTAATGCCTACACATAAAGACGCGATATTAGAATATCTAACACAAATGCTACAAGATAATTTAAAAGATAAAATCATCATTGGAAATTTCGATCTTAACGAAACTTTTAATAACGAACCCAAAAATATAAATTCAAAAACCACAAAATTTATAACAGAAAAAATAGAAAACAAAACTAATGAACAACTTCATAAAAATCGCATGGGTATAATTTCGCATGTGCAAAGTTTGGATGATTTTAATAAAGCTAATATAAGCAATATAAATAAAGAGAATTCTAAGAACTCTTTAGAGAAAAACTCTGTGAAAAATCTTTCATGTGAGAAACCAAAAAGAGTTGAGCAAAAAAGTGAAAAAGTGCGATTTAAACGAATTGGCGTAAAAACTAGACTGATAGATGTGCACAAAATAAGCAAAAACTATATGCAACAGGTGAAAGAGCTGAGCAACAACGATTCTACGTACATAAACGCCCTGCTAAATTTGGAGACTGCCATAAATGAGTATGGGAAAGAATATGACATCGAAGATATTTTGAAACACTTTCTAAAGCAATTTGGCAACAGGTACAAGTACAAAGTGTGGATGATGATGAAAAGAACGGATGGCGTAATAAACGACTATGAGATCATATGGGAGGGTCGATTCAAAGATTGGTACTCGCACAAATATAAGAAAAATTACACGACGAAAAAAGAAAAATATGGCGAAAAAATAAGATTAGCAAGCAAAAATTTTGAATTTCATGCGTCAAAAAATGTGAAAGACGAAGAAGAAGAAAAAAAAGAAAAAGAGAAAACAGAAAAAGAACGCAAACTGAAACTTAAACGACAACAAGAATATATAGAGAGATTATTTAGGCGAGAAGAAGAAGAAAGAAGAGAGCGAATCAGAAGGAGAGAGGAAGAAAAGGCAAAGTTGAGAATGGAGGTTAAAGAAGAAATACGATCTTATGTAGGAAATATTGAAAATGGCGATTCTAGTGATGATATTGCAAATTTATACCCTTTATACGAAGAGGGTAGGGGAGATAATATTGCCGTACGCCCGCCGAGACCACAAATTAACACTAATTTTGAAGGATTTAAGACCACTAAAGGACTTTCTCTTGCTAGTTTAGGAATTATGTTTCCATATCAAGAGCAAGATCCAGATAAAGATAAAATTTTGATGCAAAATGCAAAAGGAGAGATGATATGA